CCGCGGTCACCGGCGCGCGGGCACCGGGCGCCGGGCTGTCCGGCGGCTTCGGGGCGGACAGCGTGATCGGCACCGACAACCGCACCCGGGTCAACCCGACCACGACGTACCCGACCAGCGCGATCGTGCAGATCATCCGCGTCGACGGCAGCACCACCTGGGGCTGCACCGGCTGGGTCTACGGGCCCAACATCATCGCGACGGCCGGGCACTGCGTGCACCCGGGCGGCGGTGCCGACGGCGGCGGCGGCAACGGCTTCTACCCGCGCGCCAACTACACGATCGTCCCGGCGCGCAACGGCGGCACCAACCCGTACGGCACCTGCACCGCGACGCAGCTGATGTCCGTCAACGGCTGGATGGCCGACGGCAGCGCCGACTACGACTACGGCGCGATCCGGCTGAGCTGCAACGCGGGCGCCAGCACCGGCACGTTCGGCTTCTGGTGGCAGAGCGCGTCGCTGAACGGCACCGCGACCACCGTCTCCGGCTACCCCTGCGACAAGACGTTCGGCGAGCAGTGGCGGCACGCGGGCATGTCGGTGACGTCCACCGCGGCCCGTCGCGTCTACTACCAGAACGACACGGCCGGTTGCCAGAGCGGCGCACCGGTCTACCAGAACCGGGCGGCCGGCAGCTCGTTCTGCGTCGGCCAGTGCACGATGGCGATCCACGCCTACGGCGGGTCCAGCAACTCCGGCACCCGCATCACCGAGCCGGTCTACAACAACCTCATCTCCTGGCGCGGCTGACCGCACCCGAGGGGGCTCGCCCGCACCGGGCGGGCCCCCTCCGCCGTCCGGGCCGCCGTTCGCCGGCTCGCCCCGCATGCGGTCGCGCGGATCGGCGCCGGTCCGCTCACCGCGACCCTGCCGCGATCCGGAAGGCGGCCACCAGCCAGCCGCCACGGGTGGCTGGCAGCTGCTCCCGGTACCGGTGGCTGGGACACGCTGTCCGGAGCCGGTGGCCGGGACCGGTGGCTGGCACCGGCTGTGCGGAACCGGTGTCCCGGCGCCGCCCGTCCGACCGGTAGACCCGGCTCGTCCCCGACCGAGGAGGCTCCCGTGCGTGTTTCCCGCCCGATGACAGTGATTCTGCTGGCGGCGGTGCCGCTGCTGCTCGGTCTCGCGCTGGTCGTCGCCGACGGTGACAGCCCGTTCTCCGACACCGGCCCGCCCGCCCCACCGGCCGGCCCGCCGGTCACCGGCACGGTCGCCGGCGTCGTCACCGACAGCGGCGGGGCCCCGGTCCCCGGCGTCAGCGTCCAGGTCGCGTCCCTGGACGACCCGCCGCTCCCGATCCCGGAGACCGGCGTGATCACCGGCACCGACGGCCGTTACGAATGGCGACTGCGAGCCGGCCGCTACGAGTTCACCGCGGTCACCGCCACCACCCGTGCCACCCTGCCGGTGACGGTCGTCCCCGGCGAGACCGTCACCCTCGACCTCCCACTGACCTGAACCCGGCCGGGCCGCTTCACGCGTTCCGAGAGGGGCTACGTCGATCTGAGCGGCTGTGTGACTGCCCGGACGGCGGGCAGCCTCGCGCCACCCGGCCGGCGGGCCGGGTGGCGTGGTGCCGGTGGGTTACCAGGTGTGCGAGCGGAACCAGGAGCGTGCCGCGCGGGTGTTCAGCAGCAGCAGGTAGAGGGCCGGGCCGGCCAGGCCGGACGCCTGGGACGGCTCGCCGGTCGACGCGACCGTGACCGCGACGCCCGCGACGGCGACCAGGCTGAAAATGATCATAAGGACGCGTGCCCACTGGCGGCCGCGCTGCAGCTTCCGTCCGATGACGAACGAGAGCAGCGCCGACGTCGCCAGTACGCCGGCCACCACGTAGGACACCGGGGTCAGCCGGGCCGGGTCGACGAACTGCTCGTCGCCCGCGAACAGGTCCGCCGGTGCCACCCACAGGATCAGCGCGACGCCCGCCAGCTGCACCAGCCCGCCCAGGTAGTGCAGGATCGCCAGCACGTGCACGCTCGGCGGCGCCGACCGCCGCATCGGCTGCTGCATCGGCACGGCCGGGTACGCCGCGTAGTGGGGCTGCGCATATCCGTACGACATCGTTCGGCTCCTCGTGATCGGGGTCCGCAACAGCTTCGCGAAGCGCCGCCCCCGCCGAATCCCCGAAACATGCCAGCCGGCCGGAAAGCGCCGGATCCCGCTCAGGTGCGGCAGCGATCCGGGCTGTAGAGGTGGCTGTCCGGGAACGCGGACGCGGTCAGCGCGGGACCGACCACGATCACGGCGGTCCGCCGGATGCCGGCGTCGTGGACCAGCGGCGCGATCGTGTCCAGCGTGCCGCGGAGGATCTGCTCGTCGGGCCGGGACGCCCGGGCCACCACCGCGACCGGGCAGTCCGCGCCGTAGTGCGGGATCAGCTCGGTGACCAGGTGGTCGATCCGCTGGACGGCCAGGTGCAGCACGAGCGTGGCGCCGGACGCGGCCAGCGTGGGCAGCTGCTCGCGCGGCGGCATCGCGGTGGCGCGCTCGGCGGTGCGGGTCAGGATCACGGTCTGCGCGACCTCCGGCACGGTCAGCTCGCGGCGCAGGCTGGCGGCCGCGGCGGCGAACGCGGGCACGCCGGGCACCACGTCGTACGGGATGCCGGCCGCGTCCAGGCGGCGCATCTGCTCGGCCATCGCGGAGAAGACCGACGGGTCACCGGAGTGCAGCCGGGCCACGTCGTGACCGGCCGCGTGCGCCGCCACGAGCGCGTCGACGATCTCGTCGAGCGACATCCGGGCGGTGTCGATCAGCCGGGCGCCGGGCGGGCACCAGGTGAGCATCTCCGGCGGGACCAGACTGCCGGCGTAGAGGCAGACCGGGCTGGCCGCGATCAGGTCGCGGCCGCGCACGGTGATCAGGTCGGCGGCGCCCGGGCCGGCGCCGATGAAGTGCACGGTCATGATCTGCGTACCGTCCATTGGGTGACCGGGAGTGCGGGACGCCAGGCGGTGAAGCCACCGACCGCGCCGGCGCGGGATATCTCGATGCGGGTGAGGTCGCCGCCGAGCGTGTCGCGCGCGGCCGTGACCACGCGCTCGGACTCGAGCGTGACCGCGTTGACGACCAGCCGGCCGCCGGGGCGCAGCGCCGCCCAACAGTGATCGATCATGCCGGGTGCGGTGACGCCGCCACCGACGAAGATCGCGTCCGGTGGTTCCAGGCCGGCCAGCGCGGCCGGTGCCGCTCCACGGACCAGGACCAGCGACGGTACGCCGAGCGCCGCCGCGTTCCCGGTCAGGCGCGTGGCCCGCGCCTCGTCCGCCTCGATCGCCACGGCCCGGCAGGACGGGGCGGCGCGCATCCACTCGATCGCGATGCTGCCCGCGCCCGCGCCGACGTCCCAGAGCAGCTGGCCGGGGATCGGGGCCAGCCGGGCCAGCGTGATCGCGCGGATCTCCCGCTTGGTGAGCTGTCCGTCGTGCTCGTAGGCGTCGTCCGGCAGGCCGGGGACCGTGGGCAGCAGCGCCGCGTCCGGGCCGGCGACGCAGCGGACCGCGAGCACGTTCAGCGGCGCGGCCTCGGCCAGCGGCCAGCCGGCGGCGGTGCCGGTGACGACCCGTTCGTCCGGCCCGTCCAGGTTCTCCAGCACGGTGAGCGCGCTGTCGCCGTACCCCCGGGCGGTCAGCAGCCCGGCCACGGCGGCGGGCGAGCGGCCGTCGGCGCTCAGCACCAGCAACCGCCGGCCGGGTTGGATCGTCGCGTGCAGCGCGTCGAGCGGCCGGCCGACCACGCTCACCACCGCGGTCTCCTCGACCGGCCAGCCCAGCCGGGCACAGGCCAGGGAGATCGACGACGGGTGCGGCACGACCCGGAAGGCGCGTGCGCCGGCCAGCCGGGCGAGCGTGCCGCCGATGCCGAAGTGCATCGGGTCGCCGCTGGCCAGCACGCACACCGCGCGGTCCGCGAACGAGTCCAGCAGCCCGGGCAGCGCGGGCATCAGGGGCGACGGCCACGGTACGCGGTGCGCCGCGATCTCCGCCGGGATCAGCGCGAGCTGCCGGTCGCCGCCGAGCAGCACGCCGGCGTCGGCGATCACGGCCCGGCCGGCGGGCCCCAGCCCGTCCCAGCCGTCGGCCCCGATCCCGACCACGGTGACGCTCACGCCGGGCCGCCCGGGCCGCCCGGGCCGCGCTGGTCGCCCGGGCCGCGCTGGTTGCCCGGGCCGCGCTGGTCGCACGGGCCGCGCTGGTCGCACGGGGCCGGCGTGGTGCACCCGCCGGTCCGCCGCGAGGCCGTCGCCGGGCGGCTGCGGCCGGCGCGGCGCGGGGTGCTCGGTGCGCCGCTCATCGGACGTTGCCCAGCACCCGGGTCAGGGTGATCTCGAGGATGACGCGGTTCGGGTTGACCCGGGGGACGCGGTAGCGCTCGGCGTAGCGGCGTTCCGCGTCCGCCACGAAGTCCGGCTCGGTGCGCACCCGCGCGCGGCCCTCGACCGTCGACCAGCGGCGGCCGTCGACCGAGCAGAGCGCGACCGTGCCGGTGGCCGCGGCGTTGCGGGCCTTCGTGCTGGTGGCGGACGTGAGCACCAGCGCGGTTCCGGCCGCCCAGTTGATCACCGCGCCGACCGGGGTCACGTGCGGTGTGCCGTTCGGGCGCAGCGTGGTGAGCGTGCACAGGTGCCGCTCGGTCCAGAACTCCCGGAACTCGTCCCCGATGTCCGCCGGACCCCGCCGGCGCTGCACGCTGCTCACCGCACGAACAGTGCCAGACCGCCCACCCGCCGCTCACCCGGCCCCGCACCCCGGTGACGCAGCACCCAGCCCACCGCACGCGCGCTGCCCGCCCCGGCATGTGCTCAGCCCGGCTCCGCGTCCCGGTGACGCAGCAACCCGTTCGTCGCGCGCGTGCTGTCGGCGCTCGCGTCCGGTGACGCGGCATCCGTTCGGCGTGTGCCGCTCGCCCGGCCCCGCGTCCCGGTGACGCAGCAACCGGTTCGTCGCGCGCGTGCTGTCGGCGCTCGCGTCCGGTGATGCGGTAGCCGCTCGGCGTGTGCCGCTCGCCCGGCCCTCGCGTCCCGGTGACGCGGCATCCGCTTCGTCGCGCGCGTGCTGTCGGCGCTCGCGTCCGGTGATGCGGTAGCCGCCCGGTGAGTGCCGCTCGCCCGGCCCTCGCGTCCCGGTGACGCGGCATCCGCTTCGTCGCGCGCTGCTCGCCCGGCCCCGCGTCCCGACGACGAGGCGCCGAGCTGGGCGCGTGCCGGGTTCGCGTCCGGGGAGGCGTCCGGTGCGCGGCATCCGCCGGCAGGCGGGTGCGCCGGGGCTGTGGGACGCGGCGCCGGCCGGCTCCGGTGTGGTGGAACCCGGCGCGCGGCGCCGGTGCGCGGCGGTCTCGGCGGGATCGCGCCGGATTCCGCCGTCGCCGGGTTGCGGCGTCAGTTGTTGGGGCGGCGGCCCGGGCGGGGGTAGAAGCCGCGACCGGGGCGGATCAGGCGGCGGCGCGGGCCGCCGGGGACCGCGCATGACGGCACGCCACGGTCGCCGACCGCGATCTGCGCCCGGCGGCGGCCCGGGATGACCGCGGCCGCGTCCGGCAACGCGGCGCCGTCGCGTGGGGCGGGCGCCGGGTCGCCGTCGCGGGACGCGGCACCGGCCTCGTGCGGGACGGCCGGGCCACGGGTGGCCGCGGCGGCGCGCGAGCCGATGTCACCGGCACCGGCACCGGCACCGGGATCACGGGAACCGGTGTTGCCGGCGGAGGCAGCCCGGGAACCGGTGCCGCGGGCCGAGGCACCCTGCGAAGCGGTATCGGCGGCGCCCCGAGCAGCGGCACCGGAAGCAGCGGCACCGGAAGCAGCGGCACCGGAAGCGGTGTCGCCCGAAGCGGTGGCGTTGGTGGTCGCCGGGGCCGGGGTGCCGGCCGCGTCGGTCTCCGGCGTCTCGGTGATCTCGGTGTCCTCGCCGTCGGCCGGCCGGGTGAGCAGCAGCACGCCCGCGATCGCCAGCACGCCACCGGTGGCCGCCACACCGCCGCCGGCGACGCCGCCGACGAACCGCTCGTCCAGCAGCAGCATGCCGATCACCGCGGACGCGACCGGGTTCGTCAGCGACACCGTGGCCAGCGGCGCGCCGAGCCCGCCGTCGCGGTACGCGGCCTGGGAGAGCAGCACCCCGGCGGACATGAACGCGGCCAGCGTGAACGCGGCGGGGGACAGGATCGCGAGCGGGCCGGAGGAGGTGACCTGCAGCGACACGGTCTGGGTGAGCGCGGACGAGCAGGCGAACGCGATGCCGGACGCGACCGCGTAGAGCAGCCCGGACGACGTGGCCGCGTGGATCTGCCGGGCCAGCAGCGTCAGGCCGAGCACGACTCCGCCGCCGAGCATGGCCACGGTCAGCACCTCGGTGGAGTCCAGCTCCCGGGCGCTGCCCATCGGCGCGGTGATGACCAGCAGGCCGAGCCCGGCGATGGTGAGCGAGGCGCCGCGCCAGTGCACGGCGGCGACCCGGCGGCCGATCACGGCCGCGCCCATCGGCAGCGCGAAGACCAGCGTGAGCAGGCCGAGCGGCTGGACGATGCTGAGCGGCCCGTACGCGAGCGCGCCGACGTGCAGGCCGGCGCCGGCGCCGTTGAGCGCCACGGAGAGCCACCAGTGCGGGATGCGGAGCGACGCGAGGATGCCGGTGCCGTGCGCGGCCACCCGCTCCTGGACCACCGCGCCCGCGGCGTAGGCGCTCGCGGAGGCGATGCTGAGCGTGATGGCTATCGCCAGGGCGTTCATATCGCTGACCAGACCGGACCATGCGTCGTCATGCTCTCAACGATCCCCCATTGATCGGCGGCAGTCGTCCGGATAACGAGTGATTGTTGCGTAGAGCACGTGTCATACCTCAGATTGTGACCATCATCCTTGAGGATGACGTCGCCTCAGTCCCACTCGTGCACCGGACGGTTCGTGTGCATGTGGTCCAGGTAGCGGCCGAGCATCTCGTGCAGCGCGTCGGTCCGCGAGAGGTTGGCGCGGTCCTCCAGGTCACGCACCGTCTCGACCTGCCAGGTGGCGCCGTTCGCGGAGGCCAGGCAGCGCGCCTCGATCACGCCGAGCAGCCGGTCGCGTTCGTCCGCGCGGACGCCCCAGGCGTCCAGCCCCTGGTGTGCCAGCGGCAGCAGCCGGCGCAGCACCAGCTCGGTGACCGGCAGCGTGCCCGCATCCGGCCAGTAGACGGACGCGCCGATGCCGTGCCGGGACGCGGCGTGGAAGTTCTCCTCCGCGGCGCCGAAGGACATCCGGGACCAGAGCGGGCGTTCCGCCTCGGCCAGCGCACGGACCAGCCCGAAGTAGAACGCGCCGTTCGCCAGCGTGTCGACCACGGTCGGGCCGGCCGGCAGCGTCCGGTTCTCCACGCGCAGGTGCGGTACGCCGTCCACGACGTCGTACACCGGGCGGTTCCAGCGGTAGATGGTGCCGTTGTGCAGGCGCAGCTCGGGCAGGCTGGGCGTCTCGCCGCGGGACAGCGTCTCGACCGGGTCGTCGTCCTCGCAGACCGGCAGCAGCGCGGGGAAGTACCGGACGTTCTCCTCGAACAGGTCGAACACCGAGGTGATCCACCGCTCGCCGAACCACACGCGTGGCCGTACCCCCTGGGCCTTGATCTCTTCTGATCTGGTGTCCGTGGCCTGCTCGAAGAGCGGGATGCGGGTCTCCCGCCACAGCTCCCGGCCGAGCAGGTAGGGGGAGTTGGCGCCGAGCGCGACCTGCACGCCCGCGATGCTCTGCGCCGCGTTCCAGTACGCGGCGAAGTCGTCCGGGCTGACCTGGAGGTGGAACTGGGTGCTGGTGCAGGCGGCCTCCGGCACGACCGTGTCCGCGGTCAGCTCCAGCCGTTCCGCGCCGTCGATCCGGATGTCCAGGTCCTCGCCGCGGGCCGCGAAGATCTGCTCGTTGAGCAGCTGGTAGCGCGGGTTCACCGAGAGCGACTCGAGCGTGAGGTGCTCCGGCCGCAGCGTGGGCAGGATGCCGATCATCGCCATCCGCGCGCCGACGGCCCGGGCCTTGGACTCGGCCTCGTTCAGGCTGTCCCGGAGATGCTTCTCGAAGCCGGTCAGTC
This genomic window from Catenuloplanes niger contains:
- a CDS encoding trypsin-like serine peptidase, which codes for MRLTTPTRRLRSAALIGGAALSLVLTGFGAPAAAVPADSAAAPVSPHTTGADDNAPPRAVVPARAATAAGGAGFSGTTGSGALTPSTSPAVTGARAPGAGLSGGFGADSVIGTDNRTRVNPTTTYPTSAIVQIIRVDGSTTWGCTGWVYGPNIIATAGHCVHPGGGADGGGGNGFYPRANYTIVPARNGGTNPYGTCTATQLMSVNGWMADGSADYDYGAIRLSCNAGASTGTFGFWWQSASLNGTATTVSGYPCDKTFGEQWRHAGMSVTSTAARRVYYQNDTAGCQSGAPVYQNRAAGSSFCVGQCTMAIHAYGGSSNSGTRITEPVYNNLISWRG
- a CDS encoding carboxypeptidase-like regulatory domain-containing protein translates to MTVILLAAVPLLLGLALVVADGDSPFSDTGPPAPPAGPPVTGTVAGVVTDSGGAPVPGVSVQVASLDDPPLPIPETGVITGTDGRYEWRLRAGRYEFTAVTATTRATLPVTVVPGETVTLDLPLT
- the cobM gene encoding precorrin-4 C(11)-methyltransferase, whose amino-acid sequence is MDGTQIMTVHFIGAGPGAADLITVRGRDLIAASPVCLYAGSLVPPEMLTWCPPGARLIDTARMSLDEIVDALVAAHAAGHDVARLHSGDPSVFSAMAEQMRRLDAAGIPYDVVPGVPAFAAAAASLRRELTVPEVAQTVILTRTAERATAMPPREQLPTLAASGATLVLHLAVQRIDHLVTELIPHYGADCPVAVVARASRPDEQILRGTLDTIAPLVHDAGIRRTAVIVVGPALTASAFPDSHLYSPDRCRT
- the cbiE gene encoding precorrin-6y C5,15-methyltransferase (decarboxylating) subunit CbiE, with translation MSVTVVGIGADGWDGLGPAGRAVIADAGVLLGGDRQLALIPAEIAAHRVPWPSPLMPALPGLLDSFADRAVCVLASGDPMHFGIGGTLARLAGARAFRVVPHPSSISLACARLGWPVEETAVVSVVGRPLDALHATIQPGRRLLVLSADGRSPAAVAGLLTARGYGDSALTVLENLDGPDERVVTGTAAGWPLAEAAPLNVLAVRCVAGPDAALLPTVPGLPDDAYEHDGQLTKREIRAITLARLAPIPGQLLWDVGAGAGSIAIEWMRAAPSCRAVAIEADEARATRLTGNAAALGVPSLVLVRGAAPAALAGLEPPDAIFVGGGVTAPGMIDHCWAALRPGGRLVVNAVTLESERVVTAARDTLGGDLTRIEISRAGAVGGFTAWRPALPVTQWTVRRS
- a CDS encoding TIGR03618 family F420-dependent PPOX class oxidoreductase, whose product is MSSVQRRRGPADIGDEFREFWTERHLCTLTTLRPNGTPHVTPVGAVINWAAGTALVLTSATSTKARNAAATGTVALCSVDGRRWSTVEGRARVRTEPDFVADAERRYAERYRVPRVNPNRVILEITLTRVLGNVR
- a CDS encoding DMT family transporter yields the protein MNALAIAITLSIASASAYAAGAVVQERVAAHGTGILASLRIPHWWLSVALNGAGAGLHVGALAYGPLSIVQPLGLLTLVFALPMGAAVIGRRVAAVHWRGASLTIAGLGLLVITAPMGSARELDSTEVLTVAMLGGGVVLGLTLLARQIHAATSSGLLYAVASGIAFACSSALTQTVSLQVTSSGPLAILSPAAFTLAAFMSAGVLLSQAAYRDGGLGAPLATVSLTNPVASAVIGMLLLDERFVGGVAGGGVAATGGVLAIAGVLLLTRPADGEDTEITETPETDAAGTPAPATTNATASGDTASGAAASGAAASGAAARGAADTASQGASARGTGSRAASAGNTGSRDPGAGAGAGDIGSRAAAATRGPAVPHEAGAASRDGDPAPAPRDGAALPDAAAVIPGRRRAQIAVGDRGVPSCAVPGGPRRRLIRPGRGFYPRPGRRPNN
- a CDS encoding glutamate--cysteine ligase, which translates into the protein MGEEVGPREFTREDRARYRQKIRRCLDVLAEMLAEHRFDAERPLTGLEIEFNLVDPGADPAMRNADVLAAIADPAFQTELGQFNIEINVPPLALSEGGLTGFEKHLRDSLNEAESKARAVGARMAMIGILPTLRPEHLTLESLSVNPRYQLLNEQIFAARGEDLDIRIDGAERLELTADTVVPEAACTSTQFHLQVSPDDFAAYWNAAQSIAGVQVALGANSPYLLGRELWRETRIPLFEQATDTRSEEIKAQGVRPRVWFGERWITSVFDLFEENVRYFPALLPVCEDDDPVETLSRGETPSLPELRLHNGTIYRWNRPVYDVVDGVPHLRVENRTLPAGPTVVDTLANGAFYFGLVRALAEAERPLWSRMSFGAAEENFHAASRHGIGASVYWPDAGTLPVTELVLRRLLPLAHQGLDAWGVRADERDRLLGVIEARCLASANGATWQVETVRDLEDRANLSRTDALHEMLGRYLDHMHTNRPVHEWD